A stretch of Electrophorus electricus isolate fEleEle1 chromosome 3, fEleEle1.pri, whole genome shotgun sequence DNA encodes these proteins:
- the stxbp6l gene encoding syntaxin binding protein 6 (amisyn), like isoform X2, which yields MNIQSAISREIFTPRNEKLLVVIEVRKRRKRRLPFLTAGRKRDYVTFLCLSVTNKRPTQVFITKVKQYRGSPRFARRSQWSVEKLRQVDGINPNKNYWEAKLCQGSVTAPGDQKASGTSGDQPMILAAESKKSLVASRPTEFINCQSKLLGDACSFNMVIYRCKIFLNRMKNTLILTHGQPQNSSQKDSTAKVSKPSPSPPAPRHVGHVVRRASQVLSERTEDRPARILPRTKQLSDAAHKMALKQLN from the exons ATGAATATCCAGTCAGCCATCAGCAGGGAGATCTTTACCCCACGAAATGAGAAGTTACTGGTGGTGATcgaggtgaggaagaggaggaaaaggagaCTGCCCTTCCTTACAGCTGGCCGCAAGCGTGACTATGTGACCTTCCTCTGCTTGTCAG TTACAAATAAGAGGCCCACTCAGGTGTTCATCACCAAGGTGAAGCAGTACAGGGGTTCCCCTCGTTTTGCCAGGCGATCCCAGTGGTCAGTAGAGAAGCTTCGTCAGGTTGATGGCATCAACCCCAACAAG AACTACTGGGAGGCCAAGCTGTGCCAGGGCAGTGTGACTGCCCCTGGAGATCAGAAGGCCTCTGGGACCTCTGGAGACCAACCCATGATTCTAGCAGCAGAGAGCAAGAAGAGCCTTGTTGCTTCACGACCAACTGAGTTCATCAACTGTCAGTCCAAACTGTTGGGAG ATGCCTGCTCTTTTAACATGGTTATCTACCGCTGTAAGATCTTCCTGAATCGAATGAAAAACACATTGATTTTGACCCATGGCCAGCCCCAAAACAGCAGCCAAAAAG ACTCAACTGCTAAAGTGTCCAAGCCTAGTCCCTCTCCTCCAGCACCAAGGCACGTGGGCCATGTTGTTCGGAGGGCAAGCCAGGTGCTGAGTGAGCGCACTGAAGACAGGCCTGCCCGCATACTTCCTAGAACCAAACAACTTAGTGACGCTGCCCACAAA ATGGCCTTGAAGCAGCTGAATTAG
- the stxbp6l gene encoding syntaxin binding protein 6 (amisyn), like isoform X1, which translates to MNIQSAISREIFTPRNEKLLVVIEVRKRRKRRLPFLTAGRKRDYVTFLCLSVTNKRPTQVFITKVKQYRGSPRFARRSQWSVEKLRQVDGINPNKDSPEFNLIFDHNSDQWVASSVAEKCMFVQILYHACQNYWEAKLCQGSVTAPGDQKASGTSGDQPMILAAESKKSLVASRPTEFINCQSKLLGDACSFNMVIYRCKIFLNRMKNTLILTHGQPQNSSQKDSTAKVSKPSPSPPAPRHVGHVVRRASQVLSERTEDRPARILPRTKQLSDAAHKMALKQLN; encoded by the exons ATGAATATCCAGTCAGCCATCAGCAGGGAGATCTTTACCCCACGAAATGAGAAGTTACTGGTGGTGATcgaggtgaggaagaggaggaaaaggagaCTGCCCTTCCTTACAGCTGGCCGCAAGCGTGACTATGTGACCTTCCTCTGCTTGTCAG TTACAAATAAGAGGCCCACTCAGGTGTTCATCACCAAGGTGAAGCAGTACAGGGGTTCCCCTCGTTTTGCCAGGCGATCCCAGTGGTCAGTAGAGAAGCTTCGTCAGGTTGATGGCATCAACCCCAACAAG GACAGTCCAGAGTTTAACCTGATTTTTGATCACAACTCTGACCAGTGGGTCGCAAGCTCTGTCGCAGagaagtgcatgtttgtgcaaaTCCTCTACCATGCCTGTCAGAACTACTGGGAGGCCAAGCTGTGCCAGGGCAGTGTGACTGCCCCTGGAGATCAGAAGGCCTCTGGGACCTCTGGAGACCAACCCATGATTCTAGCAGCAGAGAGCAAGAAGAGCCTTGTTGCTTCACGACCAACTGAGTTCATCAACTGTCAGTCCAAACTGTTGGGAG ATGCCTGCTCTTTTAACATGGTTATCTACCGCTGTAAGATCTTCCTGAATCGAATGAAAAACACATTGATTTTGACCCATGGCCAGCCCCAAAACAGCAGCCAAAAAG ACTCAACTGCTAAAGTGTCCAAGCCTAGTCCCTCTCCTCCAGCACCAAGGCACGTGGGCCATGTTGTTCGGAGGGCAAGCCAGGTGCTGAGTGAGCGCACTGAAGACAGGCCTGCCCGCATACTTCCTAGAACCAAACAACTTAGTGACGCTGCCCACAAA ATGGCCTTGAAGCAGCTGAATTAG